A section of the Thermotoga caldifontis AZM44c09 genome encodes:
- a CDS encoding HD domain-containing phosphohydrolase produces the protein MKRLSTLMILTGYYVLTLVLLFWVRLDIVIIAGMLLLPMLLAAFFWKLKGAVVSALINSSLFVLAYSAFKPLSFPRLLVAAISYLIVGLVLGVLMNLLEKERKKLFASEQRYRRLYEELKTYLELVPVMVVALDLEGNVKFVNKKACEILECCEEEIVGKNWFENFLPDPIKDEVREVFERIKNGELEPVRVHENPVITRTKKERLILWHNSFLRSENGQIEFIVSAGMDVTERRQLESKLEEEFRMTQILLETATGLLMSDLNAEERATIVTKTCVEKLGASLAWVGYAAPDRSVQIFGTYPPNHPYVQGLIVRWDDSPYAQGAAGRSIKTGKPQKIEDTLTNHRFEAWREKIAPYGLRTLAAFPMIDPKGVYGTLVVYSDKLGFFDETRMRYFEILAHISAAALENARLFEDLKNSFQKLQSVQKVDRAILTSKDLKESLNVLLDEIVSQLRVDAAAILLYDPEEKTLVYSLGKGLTDVSVQTIASRRARYTDSGQIDLEDEHIKKVMEQEKFAWRYAQPLTTKDELLGVLELFGRSHFEPDHEWLEFLKLIAQQAVIAIERVFMIEKLEKANTELLKAYDETIEALVYAIDLRDEETEGHSKRVASLTVEIAKEFMNEEELVHVYRGALLHDIGKLAVPDHILRKPGRLSDEEWKIIKMHPVYAYEMLSKIEYLKPALDIPYCHHERYDGTGYPRGLKKEEIPLAARIFAVVDVYDALTHDRPYRKAWSRQQAIEYIKEESNKQFDPKVVEVFLRVIEEKGWE, from the coding sequence TTGAAACGTCTTTCGACGTTGATGATCTTAACTGGTTACTACGTTCTCACCCTCGTACTCTTGTTCTGGGTAAGGCTGGACATTGTGATCATCGCGGGCATGCTCCTACTTCCAATGTTGCTTGCGGCGTTCTTCTGGAAACTGAAAGGTGCCGTGGTTTCGGCTCTTATAAACTCTTCACTGTTCGTTCTGGCATACTCAGCTTTCAAGCCGTTGAGCTTTCCAAGGCTCCTCGTCGCTGCGATTTCTTATTTGATCGTCGGACTGGTACTCGGTGTGCTGATGAACCTCCTCGAAAAAGAGAGGAAGAAGCTTTTTGCGAGTGAACAGAGATACAGGAGATTGTACGAGGAGTTGAAGACCTACCTTGAGCTGGTTCCCGTCATGGTTGTCGCCCTCGATCTTGAGGGTAACGTCAAATTTGTGAACAAAAAAGCCTGCGAGATACTCGAGTGCTGTGAAGAGGAGATCGTCGGTAAGAACTGGTTCGAAAATTTCCTGCCCGATCCGATCAAAGACGAAGTCAGAGAGGTCTTCGAAAGAATCAAAAATGGAGAACTCGAGCCGGTCAGGGTTCACGAGAATCCCGTGATCACCAGAACGAAAAAAGAGAGACTGATCCTCTGGCACAACAGTTTTCTCAGAAGCGAAAACGGCCAGATCGAATTCATCGTCAGCGCTGGGATGGATGTCACCGAGCGCAGACAACTTGAATCCAAACTCGAGGAAGAATTCCGGATGACGCAGATATTGCTCGAAACGGCAACGGGTTTGCTGATGAGTGATCTGAACGCTGAAGAAAGGGCAACGATCGTCACGAAAACCTGCGTGGAAAAACTCGGAGCTTCCCTGGCCTGGGTCGGCTACGCTGCTCCCGACAGGAGCGTACAAATATTTGGAACCTATCCACCGAACCATCCCTACGTGCAGGGCTTGATCGTCCGCTGGGACGACAGCCCATACGCGCAAGGAGCGGCGGGTAGGTCCATCAAAACGGGTAAGCCTCAGAAGATAGAGGACACCTTGACGAACCACAGGTTCGAAGCCTGGCGCGAGAAGATCGCCCCGTACGGTTTGAGAACACTCGCGGCGTTCCCAATGATCGATCCGAAGGGCGTCTACGGTACGCTCGTCGTCTACAGCGACAAACTCGGGTTCTTCGACGAGACCAGAATGCGGTACTTTGAAATTCTGGCTCACATTTCCGCCGCAGCTTTGGAGAACGCGAGACTGTTCGAGGACTTGAAGAACAGTTTTCAGAAGCTGCAATCTGTACAGAAGGTGGATAGAGCGATCCTCACGTCGAAGGATCTGAAAGAAAGCCTGAACGTGTTACTCGATGAGATCGTGAGCCAGCTCAGAGTAGACGCCGCGGCGATCCTGCTGTACGATCCCGAGGAGAAAACGCTGGTATACTCTCTCGGAAAGGGTTTGACGGACGTGTCAGTACAAACGATCGCCTCCAGAAGGGCGAGGTATACAGACTCAGGGCAGATAGATCTGGAAGATGAACACATCAAGAAAGTCATGGAGCAGGAAAAGTTCGCATGGCGCTATGCTCAACCACTCACGACGAAAGATGAACTTCTGGGAGTTCTGGAGCTGTTCGGCAGGTCACACTTCGAACCCGATCACGAGTGGCTCGAATTTTTGAAGCTGATCGCCCAACAAGCGGTCATAGCGATAGAACGAGTTTTCATGATCGAAAAGCTCGAAAAAGCCAACACTGAGTTGCTCAAGGCCTACGATGAAACCATCGAAGCTCTGGTCTACGCGATAGACTTGAGGGATGAAGAAACGGAGGGACACAGCAAAAGAGTGGCGTCACTGACCGTTGAAATCGCGAAGGAATTCATGAACGAAGAAGAGCTCGTTCATGTCTACAGAGGAGCGCTCCTGCACGATATAGGTAAGCTGGCGGTTCCCGATCACATACTGCGGAAACCTGGCAGGTTGAGTGACGAGGAGTGGAAAATAATCAAAATGCATCCGGTTTACGCATACGAAATGCTGTCCAAGATCGAATATCTCAAACCGGCGCTCGATATACCCTACTGCCACCACGAAAGGTACGACGGAACTGGTTATCCGAGAGGGTTGAAAAAAGAAGAGATTCCCCTGGCTGCGAGAATTTTCGCCGTTGTGGACGTGTACGACGCACTCACGCACGACAGGCCCTACCGAAAGGCGTGGTCAAGACAGCAGGCGATAGAGTACATCAAAGAAGAAAGCAATAAACAGTTCGATCCGAAGGTTGTGGAGGTTTTTTTGAGAGTCATCGAAGAGAAGGGTTGGGAGTAA
- a CDS encoding heme NO-binding domain-containing protein, whose amino-acid sequence MKGFIVNVWLQTWSRMFGAETVKRLKEKYGVPLDTFYKPIEDVPDDLPVNMSKELAAMKNLTYEELWYRTGKENLRTFFEHYPEYFKKSGFLSFMAAMDAVHRVLTRRIKGATPPRVFFKLVDPHRAIVRYESRRNFKNYFLGLMEAASELFNDPVKYKILREGSADGKNFLEVQIEATKAYGRFEKLRSLTVLGLGFIKSIVPINVLMIPLFSFLIVFLVFTFVPAGNLIRSIISALGISALMFFDVKGLEKGLKVLKETVGLISRKNFDNPVLIGNVKEFSDLSESLNESVEKIKEVFLGISGDIQEISTYSSKVIDAVNSMREQLDTMGSLSNEIANTAVQISNDTERISNAVTSNVDTITAIISEQTQIVKSLNEAVSLIVRSAGNVEQSADGIVKMSQRFSNLVEEARKLQEQAGMIMQVAATVSSIAEQTNLLALNAAIEAARSGEAGRGFAVVADEIRKLAEESRNSSSKIAEFLSSINTGIDRLVQTIQAEFNEMKEQSNRLLESSEKNKESSNVISNISRKLNELIDTLNEQASKLNGITSSIQNLLAISEESSATAEEISSSIQNFFAQLKVVLDNVNETIKLLSMIRENFEGMVL is encoded by the coding sequence ATGAAAGGTTTCATCGTCAACGTTTGGTTGCAAACCTGGTCCAGAATGTTCGGCGCAGAGACCGTGAAGAGGTTGAAGGAAAAGTACGGTGTGCCCCTCGACACTTTCTACAAACCGATCGAAGACGTGCCGGATGATCTACCTGTCAACATGTCGAAAGAACTGGCAGCGATGAAGAATCTCACTTACGAAGAACTCTGGTATCGAACTGGTAAGGAAAACCTGAGAACGTTCTTCGAACACTACCCTGAATACTTCAAGAAATCGGGTTTTCTCTCGTTCATGGCCGCGATGGACGCGGTCCACAGGGTGCTGACCAGAAGGATCAAGGGTGCGACGCCACCGAGGGTCTTCTTCAAACTGGTCGATCCGCACAGAGCGATCGTGAGGTACGAGTCCAGGAGAAACTTCAAGAACTACTTTTTGGGCCTGATGGAGGCGGCCTCCGAGCTGTTCAACGATCCAGTGAAGTACAAAATTTTACGGGAGGGTAGTGCCGACGGAAAGAATTTCCTCGAGGTTCAAATAGAAGCGACGAAAGCGTACGGAAGGTTCGAAAAGCTCAGGAGCCTGACGGTTCTGGGTCTTGGGTTCATCAAGTCGATCGTTCCCATCAACGTGCTGATGATCCCGTTGTTCAGTTTTCTCATCGTGTTTCTGGTTTTCACCTTCGTACCAGCTGGGAACCTCATCAGATCGATCATCAGTGCTCTGGGTATCTCTGCCCTGATGTTTTTCGACGTCAAAGGTTTGGAGAAGGGTTTGAAAGTGCTGAAAGAGACTGTGGGGTTGATCTCCAGAAAGAACTTCGATAATCCCGTTTTGATCGGCAACGTGAAAGAATTCTCCGATCTCTCTGAAAGCCTGAACGAATCTGTGGAGAAGATCAAGGAAGTGTTCCTGGGAATATCCGGTGACATCCAGGAGATAAGCACCTACTCGTCTAAGGTGATAGACGCCGTGAACAGCATGAGAGAACAACTCGACACCATGGGCTCGCTTTCGAACGAGATAGCCAACACCGCGGTACAGATAAGCAACGACACCGAGAGGATCTCGAACGCGGTGACGTCGAACGTTGACACCATCACGGCCATAATATCTGAACAAACGCAGATCGTGAAATCTCTCAACGAAGCTGTTTCACTGATCGTCCGTTCGGCGGGCAACGTCGAGCAATCCGCAGACGGCATAGTCAAAATGAGTCAGAGGTTCTCCAACCTCGTGGAAGAGGCAAGAAAGTTACAAGAACAGGCCGGCATGATCATGCAGGTTGCGGCGACCGTGTCGAGCATCGCGGAACAGACCAACCTGCTCGCGCTCAACGCCGCTATAGAAGCCGCGAGGAGCGGGGAAGCGGGAAGAGGCTTCGCGGTCGTGGCAGACGAGATAAGAAAGCTCGCCGAGGAGAGTCGAAATTCTTCTTCGAAGATAGCCGAATTCCTCTCGTCCATAAACACTGGCATCGACAGATTGGTTCAAACCATCCAGGCAGAGTTCAACGAGATGAAGGAACAATCGAACAGATTGCTCGAAAGCTCCGAGAAAAACAAAGAATCCAGTAACGTGATCTCCAACATATCGCGCAAACTCAACGAACTGATAGACACTCTCAACGAGCAGGCCAGCAAACTCAACGGCATAACGAGCAGCATTCAGAACCTGCTCGCGATCTCCGAAGAGAGCTCCGCGACGGCAGAAGAGATAAGTTCTTCGATACAGAACTTCTTCGCGCAACTCAAAGTCGTGCTCGACAACGTGAACGAAACGATCAAGTTGCTCTCGATGATAAGGGAGAACTTCGAAGGAATGGTCCTGTGA
- the zwf gene encoding glucose-6-phosphate dehydrogenase: MNCRVEPKTCPENVVTDLSCFPKVNEPFGMVIFGASGDLTKRKLVPALNSLFRANVLPKDFFVLGVARTPMSDEDFRQRLKVDSEFSSKCYYASIDYRSEESFRHLKDSLEKLLKGTHAKTLVFYLAVPPDVYVPIIENLSRVGLNSEENPKTRIVIEKPFGKDLNSARALEETLQRSFREHQIYRIDHYLGKETVQNILVFRFANFIFEEIWNNKFVDHVQITIAEDIGVEHRAGYFETTGLLRDMFQNHMLQLLALVAMEPPASFNAESFRDERIKLLRSIRPFKVEELKNWIVRGQYGSNVIDGKYIPSYREEPGVAPDSNVETFVAMKLFIDNWRWSGVPFYLRSGKRLAKKITQIAVVFKKVPHSVFSSLSVEQIEPNAIIFTIQPNEGISLCFQLKRPCPGMVPQLLSMDFKYEDHFGVKLPDAYERLILDVLLGDPTLFMRKDDLEVSWQLLDPILKAWEREPERFAPEIYRAGSWGPKEADELIERDGRRWLRP; the protein is encoded by the coding sequence TTGAACTGTCGAGTTGAACCGAAGACATGTCCCGAGAACGTGGTCACGGATCTGAGTTGTTTTCCAAAGGTGAACGAACCTTTCGGCATGGTCATATTCGGTGCATCGGGAGACCTCACGAAGAGAAAGCTCGTGCCGGCGTTGAACAGTCTGTTCAGGGCGAACGTTCTTCCAAAGGATTTCTTCGTGCTCGGTGTGGCGAGAACGCCGATGTCGGACGAAGATTTCAGGCAACGTTTGAAAGTGGATTCTGAGTTTTCCAGCAAGTGCTACTACGCGTCGATCGATTATCGAAGCGAAGAGAGCTTCAGGCACCTGAAGGATTCCTTAGAAAAACTTTTGAAAGGAACACATGCGAAGACACTGGTGTTCTATTTGGCCGTCCCTCCTGACGTCTACGTTCCCATCATCGAGAATCTCTCGAGGGTCGGTCTGAACAGTGAAGAGAATCCCAAAACGAGGATCGTGATCGAAAAGCCGTTCGGGAAGGACTTGAATTCCGCGCGGGCACTCGAAGAAACGCTTCAGAGATCGTTCAGAGAACACCAGATATACAGGATCGATCACTACCTTGGAAAAGAAACGGTGCAGAACATCCTCGTGTTCAGATTCGCCAACTTCATCTTCGAAGAGATCTGGAACAACAAGTTCGTGGACCACGTTCAAATAACGATCGCGGAAGATATCGGCGTGGAACACAGAGCCGGCTATTTCGAAACCACAGGCCTGTTGAGAGACATGTTCCAGAACCACATGCTTCAGTTGCTCGCCCTGGTTGCGATGGAGCCACCCGCCAGCTTCAACGCCGAAAGCTTCAGGGACGAGAGGATCAAGCTTCTCAGATCCATTAGGCCTTTCAAAGTGGAGGAACTGAAGAACTGGATCGTCAGGGGTCAGTACGGTTCGAACGTGATCGATGGAAAATACATTCCTTCCTACAGAGAAGAACCCGGTGTGGCTCCGGATTCGAACGTCGAGACCTTCGTCGCCATGAAACTGTTCATAGACAACTGGAGATGGAGCGGTGTGCCGTTCTACCTGCGCTCAGGAAAGAGACTCGCAAAGAAAATAACGCAGATCGCCGTGGTCTTTAAGAAAGTTCCCCACTCGGTGTTTTCAAGCCTTTCCGTTGAACAGATCGAACCGAACGCCATCATCTTCACGATTCAACCGAACGAGGGTATATCCCTGTGCTTTCAGCTCAAACGTCCCTGCCCTGGAATGGTTCCACAGTTGCTCAGCATGGACTTCAAATACGAAGATCACTTCGGTGTGAAACTGCCGGACGCCTACGAGAGGTTGATTCTGGACGTTTTGCTGGGCGATCCGACGCTGTTCATGAGGAAGGACGATCTGGAAGTTTCCTGGCAGTTGCTCGATCCAATCCTGAAGGCCTGGGAAAGAGAACCGGAGCGTTTCGCGCCCGAGATCTACAGAGCCGGCAGCTGGGGACCAAAGGAGGCCGACGAACTGATAGAGAGGGACGGCAGGCGATGGCTAAGACCGTGA
- a CDS encoding rubrerythrin family protein codes for MREMTKKFLEDAFAGESMAHMKYLIFAEEAEQRGLKKLANLFRAIAYAEFVHARNHYRELGKIYREMPENVQQCIDGETFEINEMYPVYNTVAQFQQEKGAERSTKFAWEAEKIHAEMYKKAKQLVEKKEDYPAAKIYICPVCGHTVENEPPEKCPVCGAPKNSYREFSV; via the coding sequence GTGAGGGAGATGACGAAGAAGTTCCTCGAGGACGCCTTCGCGGGAGAAAGCATGGCACACATGAAGTATTTGATCTTCGCGGAGGAAGCCGAACAGAGAGGACTCAAGAAACTCGCGAACCTTTTCAGAGCCATCGCCTACGCAGAGTTTGTTCATGCACGGAATCATTACAGAGAACTCGGAAAGATCTACAGGGAAATGCCTGAGAACGTGCAGCAGTGCATCGACGGCGAAACGTTCGAGATCAACGAGATGTATCCGGTCTACAACACGGTCGCACAGTTTCAGCAGGAGAAAGGTGCAGAGAGGAGCACGAAGTTCGCCTGGGAAGCTGAGAAGATCCATGCGGAGATGTACAAGAAGGCGAAGCAGCTCGTCGAAAAGAAAGAAGACTATCCAGCCGCGAAGATCTACATCTGCCCTGTCTGCGGCCACACGGTCGAGAACGAACCACCCGAGAAGTGTCCAGTCTGTGGGGCTCCGAAGAATTCCTACAGGGAATTCTCCGTTTGA
- a CDS encoding DUF438 domain-containing protein produces the protein MEQKEKVELFKTILKRLHQGESIESLKEEFGEIISKLSPFEIATIEQELLREGEITVRDIVKMCDLHVELFRGAVSGASSKIEELPQGHPLRNLFEENKEILKDSEALSLLASTAFSLPEGEKKGELLSRLKELLRQMRNIGFTHYTREEMLVFPYLERRGITAVPSVLWSKHDEIRLKVKLVLDLYETSKDEERLKKESLELSRMMADMVFRENNILYPTLLVLLSEGEWAAVSQFEEEIGFYKIDVKREWQPSQKPLLPFEIDPRVDEETYRKMPEEVRKVVGTLTPDNYMVRKEKDLEFRSGFLNVEELEAIFRTLPLDITFIDENDRVKFFSHGQRIFHRAITVIGRPVQFCHPPRSVHIVNRILKSFKEGRKRVAEFWINLGGRLVHIRYFPVHSRNGEYLGTLELVQDVTDIKKLEGEKRLLDWKDQ, from the coding sequence GTGGAACAGAAGGAAAAGGTAGAACTTTTCAAGACCATTCTGAAGAGGCTTCATCAGGGTGAGAGCATCGAATCTCTGAAGGAAGAGTTCGGCGAGATCATCTCGAAGCTTTCACCCTTCGAGATTGCCACCATCGAGCAGGAACTCCTCAGAGAAGGCGAGATAACGGTGAGAGACATCGTGAAGATGTGCGACCTTCACGTGGAGCTATTCAGGGGGGCCGTGAGCGGAGCATCGAGCAAGATTGAGGAACTTCCCCAGGGTCATCCTCTGAGGAACTTGTTCGAGGAAAACAAGGAAATCCTGAAAGATTCAGAAGCGCTCTCTCTGCTGGCTTCGACTGCCTTCTCGCTGCCTGAAGGGGAAAAGAAAGGCGAACTTTTGAGCAGGTTGAAGGAACTCTTGAGACAGATGAGAAACATAGGGTTCACACATTACACCAGAGAAGAGATGCTTGTTTTTCCTTATCTGGAAAGGAGAGGGATCACCGCAGTACCGAGTGTCCTCTGGTCCAAACACGATGAGATAAGGTTGAAGGTGAAACTGGTTCTGGATCTGTACGAAACTTCAAAAGATGAAGAACGTTTGAAGAAGGAATCACTCGAGCTGTCCCGCATGATGGCGGACATGGTCTTCAGAGAGAACAACATCCTCTATCCCACCTTGCTGGTGCTCCTCTCGGAAGGTGAGTGGGCTGCCGTGAGCCAGTTCGAAGAGGAGATCGGCTTCTACAAGATTGATGTGAAGAGAGAATGGCAACCGTCACAGAAGCCGTTGTTACCGTTCGAGATAGATCCCAGAGTGGACGAAGAAACCTACCGAAAGATGCCGGAAGAGGTCAGAAAAGTTGTCGGCACACTCACTCCAGACAATTACATGGTGCGTAAAGAAAAAGATCTCGAGTTTAGAAGCGGTTTCCTCAACGTTGAAGAACTCGAAGCCATTTTCAGGACCCTGCCGTTGGACATCACCTTCATCGATGAGAACGACAGGGTCAAGTTCTTCTCGCACGGCCAGAGGATATTCCACAGAGCCATCACGGTCATAGGAAGACCCGTTCAGTTCTGTCATCCGCCGAGGAGCGTGCACATCGTCAACAGGATCTTGAAATCCTTCAAAGAGGGAAGAAAGCGAGTGGCGGAGTTCTGGATAAACCTCGGTGGAAGGCTGGTTCACATAAGATACTTTCCGGTTCACAGCAGAAACGGCGAATATCTGGGAACATTGGAACTCGTCCAAGATGTCACCGACATCAAAAAACTCGAAGGTGAAAAGAGGTTGCTGGACTGGAAGGATCAATAG
- a CDS encoding class II SORL domain-containing protein has protein sequence MKLADFIKSEDFKKEKHVPVIEAPDKVKKNEPVQITVTVGKEIPHPNTTEHHIRWIQVFFQPDGDPYIYEVGKYEFSAHGESVQGPNTGAVYTEPVVVSKVKLNRSGTILALSYCNIHGLWESSKKIVVEE, from the coding sequence ATGAAACTGGCAGATTTCATCAAGAGTGAAGATTTCAAAAAGGAAAAGCACGTTCCGGTCATCGAGGCACCCGATAAGGTTAAGAAGAACGAACCAGTCCAGATCACGGTCACCGTCGGGAAAGAAATTCCACATCCCAACACGACGGAGCATCACATCAGATGGATTCAGGTCTTCTTCCAGCCAGATGGTGATCCCTACATTTACGAGGTAGGAAAGTACGAATTCAGCGCACACGGAGAATCCGTCCAGGGTCCGAACACGGGCGCGGTCTACACAGAACCCGTCGTGGTGAGCAAGGTGAAGTTGAACAGATCCGGCACCATACTGGCACTGTCTTACTGCAACATACACGGTCTCTGGGAGAGCAGCAAGAAGATCGTCGTTGAAGAATGA
- the rd gene encoding rubredoxin, with translation MKKYRCMLCGYIYDPEVGDPDANVPPGTPFEALPDDWVCPLCGASKDQFEPVE, from the coding sequence ATGAAGAAATATCGCTGCATGCTGTGCGGTTACATCTACGATCCAGAAGTGGGCGATCCTGATGCCAACGTACCTCCGGGAACACCTTTCGAGGCGTTGCCGGACGATTGGGTCTGTCCGCTGTGCGGAGCTTCGAAAGACCAGTTTGAACCGGTCGAATGA
- a CDS encoding HD domain-containing phosphohydrolase has product MDLTIKVPLKSFVKLFREMKVLEYKYFVKHSIQVAKLTMKIAEKLDLPYDRDNAYLLGLFHDLGLILKASIENYDLFADMFRRVPDLERVVTTLDRQDQHSAISYMIARQSKPLCPVCARAILYHHTPFQKIKEDDDLILLSSSIKTADLISLAALKQEETNKELDAEFFTHVISSIKKDAGIPDDVKKAAVDVLLDVIANSIISDDDLCFDSDQKLDITDFKQLARIIATLLDFRSPYTRNHTFVCMKIAEILSGETLGDADVTLISTAALLHDIGKIKTPLSILHKRGRLDAEEFVIMKRHVVDTYYMLERADLRVFSIIGAAHHERLDGSGYPLGLRDEQLLYHQKIIQICDVFSALVEERPYRSALSIEEALGVIEKEVAHGKLDAGIFERLKAIARNYDLKELISFKHVFEELFQEDVDEVSQMISLEAEKI; this is encoded by the coding sequence GTGGATCTCACGATCAAAGTACCTCTCAAATCTTTTGTTAAGCTTTTCAGAGAAATGAAAGTCTTAGAATACAAGTATTTTGTGAAACATTCCATACAGGTAGCGAAATTAACGATGAAGATCGCAGAGAAGCTGGATCTTCCTTACGATAGAGATAACGCGTATCTTTTAGGCCTGTTCCACGACCTCGGGCTGATCTTGAAGGCGTCGATTGAAAACTACGATCTGTTCGCCGACATGTTCAGAAGGGTTCCAGACCTGGAAAGGGTGGTGACAACGCTCGACAGGCAAGATCAGCACTCGGCCATCTCCTACATGATAGCACGCCAGAGTAAACCTCTCTGTCCTGTCTGCGCGAGGGCTATCCTCTATCACCACACACCCTTTCAAAAGATAAAGGAAGACGATGATCTGATCCTCTTATCCAGTAGTATCAAAACGGCCGATTTGATTTCGCTCGCCGCTCTGAAACAGGAAGAGACGAACAAAGAACTGGACGCGGAGTTCTTCACCCATGTGATTTCTTCGATCAAGAAGGATGCAGGCATACCGGACGATGTGAAGAAAGCCGCCGTCGATGTACTGCTTGACGTCATCGCGAACTCTATCATCAGCGACGATGATCTGTGTTTCGATTCCGACCAGAAGCTAGACATCACAGATTTCAAACAGCTCGCCAGAATAATTGCCACCTTGCTGGACTTTCGAAGCCCGTACACGAGAAATCACACCTTCGTCTGCATGAAAATAGCGGAAATACTCAGTGGAGAAACGCTGGGCGATGCGGACGTAACTTTGATCAGCACCGCCGCCTTGCTACACGATATAGGAAAGATCAAAACCCCACTGAGCATACTGCACAAGAGAGGCAGGCTCGATGCGGAGGAATTCGTTATAATGAAGAGACACGTGGTCGACACGTATTACATGCTGGAACGTGCGGACCTCAGAGTTTTTTCCATCATCGGTGCGGCGCACCACGAGAGACTCGATGGGAGCGGTTATCCTCTCGGATTGAGAGATGAACAGCTGCTGTACCACCAGAAGATCATACAGATCTGCGACGTTTTTTCCGCGCTCGTGGAAGAAAGGCCATACCGAAGTGCGCTGAGCATCGAAGAAGCGCTCGGGGTGATCGAAAAAGAGGTTGCACACGGTAAACTCGACGCAGGCATCTTTGAAAGGCTCAAGGCAATAGCCCGCAACTACGACCTTAAAGAACTAATCTCTTTCAAACACGTGTTTGAAGAACTGTTCCAAGAGGATGTTGATGAAGTGAGTCAGATGATCAGCCTGGAAGCGGAAAAAATTTAA
- the pgl gene encoding 6-phosphogluconolactonase: MAKTVIYLLDEGFVEFTANVIFEKLRSLLSEKEKLFIVLAGGKTPIPVYETLARYNIQWEKIHFFLSDERYVPLDSERSNFKNISEALFKKVSVPDENVHFVDTNLPLERCAERYEREIRNTTDHFDVCILGMGPDGHVASIFDVELGKSERWVVTTPAAGDPHVRRISLTFNALNSAEYIFFVIGGEEKKKRLAEVLLDSPIPARHVRGKRETVWFVSER, translated from the coding sequence ATGGCTAAGACCGTGATCTACCTTCTGGATGAAGGCTTCGTCGAGTTCACGGCGAACGTGATCTTCGAAAAGCTCAGATCTCTACTCTCAGAGAAAGAAAAACTCTTCATCGTTCTGGCGGGTGGCAAGACTCCGATCCCCGTCTACGAGACCCTCGCTCGCTACAACATACAGTGGGAGAAAATACACTTCTTTCTGAGCGATGAGAGGTACGTGCCGCTCGATTCTGAACGGAGCAACTTCAAAAACATCAGCGAAGCGCTTTTCAAAAAAGTTTCTGTTCCAGACGAAAACGTTCACTTCGTCGATACCAATCTGCCTTTGGAACGGTGTGCAGAGAGGTACGAAAGAGAAATAAGGAACACCACCGACCACTTCGACGTCTGTATCCTCGGCATGGGACCGGACGGTCATGTCGCTTCGATCTTCGATGTGGAACTCGGTAAGAGTGAAAGATGGGTGGTCACGACCCCTGCCGCAGGAGATCCTCATGTTCGTAGGATTTCGCTGACCTTCAACGCTCTGAACAGTGCAGAGTACATCTTTTTCGTGATCGGAGGGGAAGAGAAAAAGAAGAGGCTCGCCGAGGTCCTGCTCGATAGTCCAATCCCGGCGCGCCACGTTCGTGGAAAACGCGAGACGGTGTGGTTCGTGTCTGAACGGTGA